Below is a genomic region from Eupeodes corollae chromosome 1, idEupCoro1.1, whole genome shotgun sequence.
ccaacaacaacagctacaTCAATCATTTCCACCAAATCCACAGCAacaccatcaacaacaacagcaacacaaTTCACAATCCCAACAAAACCCATCAAATGCTAATAATGAACGAGGCTATGTACCACGTGTGTTTGCTCTGTATGATTTCCAGTCTAAAGAACCCAACGATTTGTCCTTCAAGAAAGGTGACGTAATTCTTCTTCGGAGGAAAGTCGATGCCAATTGGTTTGTTGGCGAACTAAATGGTCGCGAAGGAACATTCCCACTTAACTATGTTCAGGTAATAGTGCCATTGCCTGTGCCACAGTGTATAGCACTGTATGACTTCAAAATGGGACCAAACGAAGAAGAAGGTTGCCTCAATTTCAAGCGAGGCACAATGATTCATGTTCTTCGGCGAGTTGACCACAATTGGGCTGAGGGTCGCATCGGATCTTGCATTGGAATTTTCCCTATAGCCTTTGTGGAGATGAATGCTTTGGCTGAACAACTCCTCGATGGGAATCTTCAAATTCAAACTAATAaccaccagcagcagcagcaaatgTCCAATACAACGCCCCGAAATCTTCCTCCGATACCTTTTGAGTCTAGTGCAAATGATTCGACCAGCAGTTCATCTACAGTTACTACCACGAGTCCGAATTCGACTTGTAGCAGTAATTCTAGTTCGAATTCGATTCCTAGTAGTCCCGTTTCGAATCCTACATCGCCACAGAACAATCCAGCTGTCAAATATCGGGATTATAAGGAGAAAAGACATTCTTTGAATGCACTTACTTCGGGAGCAGGCCTCAGCATCATCCAATCCAATCGTCACTCAGCTGAAATACTGAGTGTTCCAGTTGCGTCGTCAGCAGTACAAGACGGAAGCTCTAATCAGATGCAAGGTGGTGGACCTACTGCCCAAAGTGCAAGCACGTCGACAAGAGGCCATAATGGTGGCGGATCAACGATGCGTGATCAATCGTCAGCACCTACACAAAGTCGGGTAAATGTCCTAAAAACTGGAGGTCAACAGAATGTTCCACCATCGCTTCCATGGGGCTATCTTGCGTTGTATCCATACAAACCGCGGAAAACTGACGAGCTCGAACTCAAGAAAGGCTGTGTATACATCGTTACAGAGCGATGCTTGGATGGGTGGTTCAAGGGCAAAAACTGGCAGGATATGTCGGGGGTGTTTCCGGGCAACTACGTAACTCCCTTGCGGAGTCGCGATCAACAGCAGTTAATGCATCAATGGAAATTTGTTCAGAATAGCCAACCAGCTTCTTCGCAAGTTCAAAGCCAAAACACAAATCAGACCACAAATAACGGCCCTGCACCGAATCCCATGAACATTTTAGAGAACATTAATATTCGACTATGTCAGATGTCAAGTGTTCCTCATCAACCGCCAGAGCTTCCACCACGCAGTGCTGGTGGGGGACCTTCAACTTCGTCATCTTCTTCTTCGGTATGGACAAAACCACTCGGCCATCATATGGAATCATTTTTCGGACGAAAGTCAGTAAATGGccaacaacaaaaccaacaacaacaacatgcTGTGGCTTTAGCAGCGCAAACAGGTAAAAGACTAGCCAACAAAGACTCCAAGGAAAAGCACAGTGGACAAGAGAAAGACAAGCAGAAAGACCAACAACACACACCATCGTCATCTTCATCGGCTGTGAGTCTGATGAAGAGGCTGACCAACATCAAACGTTCCAAATCGCCAAGTTCGAATCATGTGACTAATAATCAAACAGTCAACACCTACTCCATGGATAATCCATCCTTTGAAGACAATGTAGCGACAACTAACCAAACTTCTGCAAATGCACATCAAGGAACAGCACAATTACCACCCCAACAGCCTAACACATCAAATGAGCGTGTAATGAATAGCAATGCAGCTTTGCATCCTGTTCACGTTAGGTAAGAATTAgatgtttatatatttcaaaatttactgaCTTTATCTTGTATAGATCTGGGTCCTGTCCAAGCCAACTGCTGCAAAGTCTCCCCGTGGATTTGAATAATGGTAGCGGATATGTTAATAATGATGCAAACCAGTCGTCCTTCGGATCACAGAGGCTTAAAGGCAACAAAGAACGACCACAGTTGCAAGGGTGAGTTAAGATGATGAATTATTTGATTGATCttaagatacattttatttttattatgtttttgaagTCTTCGGCAACATGTGGATGGTACATTTCGACTGGCAGCACCAGGTGGCGGCACATCTTTACTTATAAGCACTTCATCCAACAACCCAACGAGTAATATACTTTTGAACAAGTGTCAGCAATCAGTGTCCTCATCCGCCGCACAAATGCCTGTAGTAATTCATCATAGGAAATCGCAAAGTCTGGATGCCAATACCATTTCAACCCAAATGAGCAACAATTCACCAGGAGGTGGGGGCGGAGGTGGGAATGGAAGTGGAGCTGGGAAAGGATCTTCACACATCCgagaaaggtaattttttttaacgggTCCAGTCGAATGTCACCATAAAACCAGAATGGTTATGGTGTTGTTTGGATTGGTAAGCTGTTGAAAAATCCAAGTTTTCTAATTCCCCTCACCACTGCGGGCGCCGCCGTCTTGAAAAAAATGCTCAATTTTTGGACTTTTTCctgtgttttcaaaatatcttctaaagtattggtttgagaaaaacaaaatcatcagCTTTTTTAAACTAGATTAAATTACCTACAAAACACCAAAACGAAATTTGTAGCTCTTGTAGTTCCCGAGATAGAGCtctttgaatttttagaatttttctcaaaaatgtgaaAAGTACAGATTTTTATTCGGTTTCGGCTTGATAGCAAGTAAATGGTAAATCCTACACCAATGTTTGATATAATAGCATTTGTAATAaggtagaatttttttttaccaatgtattattaaaaaacaagtatgtagtTTCAAATTCTATTAATatacagctgtgttcaaaataataggagtgcttttacaaaatttgctcaagtgtttttttaccatgtgtATACTGGTAATTAGCCCATTTCTCTACTGGTAAGTATAACGGGACATTAAAGATGGtaaaacaatgaactggtttgcaattcataaccgtttacatttgtagccagagatcaaatgatctttactctcaatcaggttattcaaaataataggagtgagttatattgtacgtaaaaaaaaaaaacaaaaacttaaaaaaaataaacagtaagtaactaaattaaaatagaaatattaaatagttgaaatatcgaatatctaaacacgtttggttatttagtgggccgaggaaagcactgcaccgacgaaaaacgggaactcataaaaaagttgcgaaatgaaggaaaaacttataaggatataaagttgatgttggggtgctctgaccaaatgatcgccaatgctgtaaaatatgaaaaaaagtcgaaacccggggacgaaaacaaaaatcgagtgaaaatgacgatcgtcgtattgttcgctacagccgaaaggatccttttgcgtcctctaagatgatccaggaagatctaggaccggcagtaagtagcgtaacaataagaaggccattgttggaacacaatctttccgctcgcagtc
It encodes:
- the LOC129954169 gene encoding E3 ubiquitin-protein ligase SH3RF1 isoform X2; this encodes MDERTLNDLLECSVCLERLDTSSKVLPCQHTFCRKCLEVIVASRQELRCPECRVLVDIKIDELPPNVLLMRILEGMKNAAANLHNINKSPKIINTPMVHPDGGGHVGGVGVGGMTIMSVADQRIPNVNANQKDKFIKCPDQMIQSAPPTQQQHQPKTNSINDLHQQQQLHQSFPPNPQQHHQQQQQHNSQSQQNPSNANNERGYVPRVFALYDFQSKEPNDLSFKKGDVILLRRKVDANWFVGELNGREGTFPLNYVQVIVPLPVPQCIALYDFKMGPNEEEGCLNFKRGTMIHVLRRVDHNWAEGRIGSCIGIFPIAFVEMNALAEQLLDGNLQIQTNNHQQQQQMSNTTPRNLPPIPFESSANDSTSSSSTVTTTSPNSTCSSNSSSNSIPSSPVSNPTSPQNNPAVKYRDYKEKRHSLNALTSGAGLSIIQSNRHSAEILSVPVASSAVQDGSSNQMQGGGPTAQSASTSTRGHNGGGSTMRDQSSAPTQSRVNVLKTGGQQNVPPSLPWGYLALYPYKPRKTDELELKKGCVYIVTERCLDGWFKGKNWQDMSGVFPGNYVTPLRSRDQQQLMHQWKFVQNSQPASSQVQSQNTNQTTNNGPAPNPMNILENINIRLCQMSSVPHQPPELPPRSAGGGPSTSSSSSSVWTKPLGHHMESFFGRKSVNGQQQNQQQQHAVALAAQTGKRLANKDSKEKHSGQEKDKQKDQQHTPSSSSSAVSLMKRLTNIKRSKSPSSNHVTNNQTVNTYSMDNPSFEDNVATTNQTSANAHQGTAQLPPQQPNTSNERVMNSNAALHPVHVRSGSCPSQLLQSLPVDLNNGSGYVNNDANQSSFGSQRLKGNKERPQLQGLRQHVDGTFRLAAPGGGTSLLISTSSNNPTSNILLNKCQQSVSSSAAQMPVVIHHRKSQSLDANTISTQMSNNSPGGGGGGGNGSGAGKGSSHIRERFRCIVSYPPNSELELELNVGDIVYVHRKQKNGWYKGTHSRTNKSGLFPASFVEPDI
- the LOC129954169 gene encoding E3 ubiquitin-protein ligase SH3RF1 isoform X1, whose protein sequence is MDERTLNDLLECSVCLERLDTSSKVLPCQHTFCRKCLEVIVASRQELRCPECRVLVDIKIDELPPNVLLMRILEGMKNAAANLHNINKSPKIINTPMVHPDGGGHVGGVGVGGMTIMSVADQRIPNVNANQKDKFIKCPDQMIQSAPPTQQQHQPKTNSINDLHQQQQLHQSFPPNPQQHHQQQQQHNSQSQQNPSNANNERGYVPRVFALYDFQSKEPNDLSFKKGDVILLRRKVDANWFVGELNGREGTFPLNYVQVIVPLPVPQCIALYDFKMGPNEEEGCLNFKRGTMIHVLRRVDHNWAEGRIGSCIGIFPIAFVEMNALAEQLLDGNLQIQTNNHQQQQQMSNTTPRNLPPIPFESSANDSTSSSSTVTTTSPNSTCSSNSSSNSIPSSPVSNPTSPQNNPAVKYRDYKEKRHSLNALTSGAGLSIIQSNRHSAEILSVPVASSAVQDGSSNQMQGGGPTAQSASTSTRGHNGGGSTMRDQSSAPTQSRVNVLKTGGQQNVPPSLPWGYLALYPYKPRKTDELELKKGCVYIVTERCLDGWFKGKNWQDMSGVFPGNYVTPLRSRDQQQLMHQWKFVQNSQPASSQVQSQNTNQTTNNGPAPNPMNILENINIRLCQMSSVPHQPPELPPRSAGGGPSTSSSSSSVWTKPLGHHMESFFGRKSVNGQQQNQQQQHAVALAAQTGKRLANKDSKEKHSGQEKDKQKDQQHTPSSSSSAVSLMKRLTNIKRSKSPSSNHVTNNQTVNTYSMDNPSFEDNVATTNQTSANAHQGTAQLPPQQPNTSNERVMNSNAALHPVHVRSGSCPSQLLQSLPVDLNNGSGYVNNDANQSSFGSQRLKGNKERPQLQGLRQHVDGTFRLAAPGGGTSLLISTSSNNPTSNILLNKCQQSVSSSAAQMPVVIHHRKSQSLDANTISTQMSNNSPGGGGGGGNGSGAGKGSSHIRESRFRCIVSYPPNSELELELNVGDIVYVHRKQKNGWYKGTHSRTNKSGLFPASFVEPDI